The following are encoded together in the Brassica napus cultivar Da-Ae chromosome A9, Da-Ae, whole genome shotgun sequence genome:
- the LOC106364465 gene encoding vacuolar protein sorting-associated protein 28 homolog 2, protein MMMMEAKLWNDKREREMYDNFAELFAIIKATEKLERAYIRDLISPSEYESECNKLILHFKTLSASLRDTVPSIQRFADTYKMDCPSALYRLVTSGVPATVEHRATVAASTSNSASIVAECVQNFITAMDSLKLNMVAVDQVYPLLSDLSASLNKLSILPPDFEGKTKMKEWLSRLAKMGAADELTEQQSRQLHFDLESSYNSFMAALPKGGS, encoded by the coding sequence atgatgatgatggaggCCAAGTTATGGAAcgacaagagagaaagagagatgtaCGACAACTTCGCAGAGCTCTTTGCAATCATCAAAGCAACAGAGAAGCTCGAGAGAGCTTACATCAGAGACTTAATCTCTCCTTCAGAGTACGAATCCGAATGCAACAAACTCATCCTCCACTTCAAGACGCTCTCCGCTTCCCTCAGAGACACGGTCCCAAGCATCCAACGATTCGCAGACACATACAAAATGGACTGTCCATCCGCTCTCTACCGCCTCGTGACATCCGGTGTTCCCGCCACCGTGGAACACCGAGCCACCGTGGCGGCATCCACCTCCAATTCTGCCTCCATTGTCGCTGAGTGTGTGCAGAACTTCATCACGGCGATGGATTCTTTGAAACTAAACATGGTTGCTGTCGACCAGGTCTATCCTCTCTTGTCTGATCTATCTGCTTCTCTCAACAAACTGAGTATTCTGCCGCCGGATTTCGAAGGGAAGACGAAGATGAAAGAATGGCTTTCGAGGTTGGCGAAGATGGGTGCAGCTGATGAGCTTACGGAACAGCAGTCGAGGCAACTTCACTTTGATCTTGAGTCTTCTTACAACTCTTTCATGGCAGCTTTGCCTAAAGGTGGTAGCTGA
- the BNAA09G20010D gene encoding uncharacterized protein BNAA09G20010D, translating to MGTTKAFIQRNRDQNTHKKREGELKTKIMLTSRAWIIASGLVGAISLMLRSVLNFSFTGFHFSLPTLNPLFIIINGIIFALAASSSLFGHGSDSSATEHNHDHDTYHHYEHDDHNHNHSQNHDHDRSWNNSSSDFSFDQYNNKVHEVKKFPVKSEKSESGGSSSNRRPVSSPEIQFPSKAPEKPTGPRRPPVPLKTFPQDDKSGDESETMDEMWKRVKAEKQPPKSNTVQGHVISRNGSRMSTSSCPSPSRARRPPSSSSGSGKKLMDRIPSWVNLKKELSMGRDELNSRVEAFIRKFNDEMKLQRLESLRRYKLFRRRSEEE from the exons ATGGGTACGACAAAGGCTTTCATTCAAAGAAACAGAGaccaaaacacacacaaaaagagAGAAGGCGAATTAAAGACAAAGATAATGTTAACATCAAGGGCATGGATCATCGCTTCAGGTTTGGTCGGAGCTATATCACTGATGCTCCgatcggtgttgaacttctccTTCACCGGATTTCATTTCTCTCTCCCTACTTTAAACCccctcttcatcatcatcaacggAATCATCTTCGCTCTCGCAGCCTCCTCTTCTCTCTTCGGCCATGGATCTGACTCTTCGGCCACGGAGCATAACCACGATCATGATACATATCATCACTATGAACATGATGACCATAACCATAACCATAGCCAGAACCATGACCATGACCGTTCTTGGAATAACTCATCATCCGACTTTTCGTTTGATCAATACAACAATAAGGTTCATGAGGTAAAAAAGTTCCCGGTGAAGTCAGAGAAGTCAGAGAGTGGAGGATCTTCTAGTAATCGTAGACCGGTTTCATCTCCGGAAATTCAATTTCCGTCAAAGGCGCCGGAGAAACCTACTGGACCCCGACGTCCACCTGTCCCTTTAAAGACTTTTCCACAAG ATGACAAGTCGGGTGATGAGAGCGAGACCATGGATGAGATGTGGAAGAGAGTCAAAGCCGAAAAACAACCACCGAAATCTAACACGGTTCAAGGCCACGTCATTTCAAGAAACGGCTCAAGAATGTCCACATCGTCGTGTCCATCCCCGTCGCGAGCGAGGAGGCCTCCTTCATCGTCCTCGGGGTCGGGAAAGAAGTTGATGGATAGAATTCCGTCGTGGGTGAATTTGAAAAAGGAGTTGTCAATGGGAAGAGATGAGCTAAACTCACGAGTCGAAGCTTTCATTAGAAAATTCAACGATGAGATGAAATTGCAAAGGTTGGAATCTTTAAGACGTTACAAACTTTTCCGTCGTCGGAGCGAGGAAGAGTAA
- the LOC106364467 gene encoding putative L-type lectin-domain containing receptor kinase I.1, protein MAQRLHLLLSIIFFLNLIRFSSQQGISFVYNGFNQDKGYIHLDGVARIHNTDGLLQLTDDTTLQMGHAFFNRPFDFGSDQPLSFSTHFVCALVPKPGAGDGGHGTAFVLSSSMDLTQADPTQYLGLLNMSSNGYQILAVELDTVKTAEFDDMDNNHVGIDENSLHSVVSASASYYSDREGTNKSLTLLSGDPIHVWIDYEGTLLNVTLAPLIIDEKPSKPVLSRNINLTSIFPARKAFVGFSASTGTLVSYQYILGWSFSTSSNSLKSLDVSKLPTVPHPKMIPKKTSPPLIILMVILALIVMAVLGGVCEYRIRKYAEVKEPWEKPYGPLRYSYKSLYKATGGFSKDGRLGKGGFGEVYKGTMPLGGDIAVKRLSHGAEQGMKQFVAEVVTMGSLQHKNLVPLLGYCRRKGELLLVSKYMEGGSVDQYLFQDDKPPLSWSQRLAILRDIAAALCYLHTGASQVVLHRDIKASNVMLNGNLQGFLGDFGMARFDDNLSATAAVGTIGYMALELTSTGPSTWTDVYAFGAFMLEVACGRRPFDPEMPVEKRHLVKWVCECWRKGSLVDAMDTRLRGKFSLGEVETVLKLGLLCTCIVPDSRPTMEHVVQFINRHQTLPDFSPDTPGIGVSTPVLTRIHSLAITSTSETSSPSVSSSSANNSMFISHTIIYGDGR, encoded by the exons ATGGCTCAAAGattacatcttcttctctctATAATCTTCTTTCTTAATCTGATTCGCTTTTCAAGTCAACAAGGCATAAGTTTCGTCTACAATGGCTTTAACCAAGACAAAGGCTATATTCAC CTTGACGGCGTTGCAAGAATCCATAACACAGATGGACTTTTGCAGCTAACCGATGACACGACTCTTCAAATGGGTCATGCTTTCTTTAACCGTCCATTCGATTTCGGTTCTGATCAACCTCTCTCTTTCTCGACTCATTTCGTTTGCGCTCTGGTCCCTAAACCAGGAGCTGGTGATGGTGGGCATGGGACTGCCTTTGTTCTATCTTCTTCTATGGATCTCACTCAAGCAGACCCAACTCAATACTTAGGACTCTTAAACATGTCAAGTAACGGATATCAAATTTTAGCTGTCGAGCTCGACACCGTCAAAACGGCAGAGTTTGACGACATGGACAATAACCATGTCGGTATAGACGAAAACAGTCTCCATTCCGTTGTCTCGGCTTCAGCTTCTTATTACTCGGACAGAGAAGGGACGAACAAAAGCTTGACGCTCTTGAGTGGAGATCCTATACATGTGTGGATTGATTATGAAGGCACTCTACTCAACGTTACATTAGCTCCTTTAATAATAGATGAGAAGCCAAGTAAGCCTGTTTTATCAAGAAACATCAATCTCACATCAATCTTCCCAGCTCGAAAAGCTTTTGTCGGATTTTCTGCATCAACTGGAACATTGGTGAGTTATCAGTACATCTTAGGGTGGAGTTTCAGCACAAGTAGCAATTCATTAAAGAGCCTTGACGTCTCAAAACTTCCCACGGTCCCTCATCCCAAGATGATACCTAAGAAAACATCTCCTCCGCTTATTATTCTAATGGTTATACTTGCACTCATAGTGATGGCTGTTCTTGGAGGTGTGTGTGAGTACAGGATAAGGAAGTACGCTGAAGTGAAAGAGCCATGGGAAAAGCCGTACGGTCCACTTCGATATTCCTACAAAAGCTTGTATAAAGCAACAGGAGGGTTTAGCAAAGATGGTCGTCTTGGGAAAGGCGGTTTTGGAGAAGTCTATAAAGGAACTATGCCTCTTGGAGGAGATATAGCGGTGAAGAGACTATCACACGGCGCAGAGCAAGGGATGAAGCAGTTTGTTGCTGAAGTTGTGACAATGGGAAGTTTACAGCACAAGAACTTGGTTCCTCTTCTTGGGTATTGCAGGCGAAAAGGCGAGTTATTGCTGGTCTCCAAGTACATGGAAGGGGGTAGCGTTGATCAATACTTGTTTCAAGATGATAAACCACCTCTCTCGTGGTCTCAAAGACTCGCGATTTTGAGAGATATTGCAGCTGCGCTCTGTTACTTGCATACAGGAGCTAGTCAAGTTGTTTTACACCGAGATATCAAAGCTTCTAATGTCATGTTAAATGGAAATTTACAAGGGTTTTTAGGAGATTTTGGGATGGCTAGGTTTGATGACAACCTCTCTGCAACGGCAGCTGTTGGAACCATAGGTTACATGGCCCTCGAGCTGACATCAACAGGACCTTCCACTTGGACCGATGTGTACGCATTTGGGGCTTTCATGCTTGAAGTAGCATGTGGGAGGAGACCATTTGATCCCGAGATGCCGGTTGAGAAGCGACATTTGGTCAAGTGGGTTTGTGAATGTTGGAGAAAAGGTTCTCTAGTTGATGCTATGGATACAAGATTGAGAGGTAAATTCTCACTTGGAGAAGTCGAAACTGTTTTGAAACTCGGGTTGCTATGTACATGCATTGTACCAGATTCAAGACCAACAATGGAACACGTGGTGCAATTCATAAACAGACACCAAACACTGCCTGATTTCTCTCCAGATACTCCTGGAATTGGAGTTTCTACGCCGGTGTTGACGAGGATACATTCTTTGGCGATCACTTCCACTTCAGAGACCTCATCACCATcagtttcttcttcctctgccaATAATTCCATGTTCATTTCTCACACAATCATATATGGTGATGGAAGATGA
- the BNAA09G20030D gene encoding uncharacterized protein At4g04980: MSSGRLCGFTPITFCRKLTRLQVARGLALKKLIKGKHDFRRASTSKNNVEEKKSKNKIKSTASQTPSVAEASPKSFKSPKQATASGSAVSPLSVQKKPNTPRHNDFEGSSPKCTANFILMVELRKNIFSFRDMIDLPSLDGSLSVTEIITHTMKDLQKLSPEIVTINQSFDMEGAEMDKMLIFFYEDLRAIGDSWIMDSDWIYRSKYRNSGVGKNKSDRLVEHVLAALDGLIKMTKERFGMMDLDSDGRKSFKGVPSEARRSFRRSVSYSESNNSFFPSPLTPRSVIPGTMMSSSSSTSPSLWNLRAQALDKLSPVDLKQLAMRILSRRDSDSLQDLDLKNIIEEEQEGSDKLGDDDEDDDSSVSETEHGSETEDHSKCSETEHEIETEHHIESSGTEHVATDGEQHKEGSETEHEDHSEATTSETDSTESFQEAISVTKPPPPSPPPPPPSPPPPSPSPSFLNKKANPLSQPPPPPPSSPQPGGKTLSPPPPPPPSRRHDSGGNSPTTPAPPAPPGSGRTLRGKRTTSKLRRSAQIANLYWVLKGKLEGRGVEGKPSKASKGQNSVPDKSPVKGARSGMADALAEMTKRSSYFQQIEEDVQKYAKSIEELKSSIQKFQTKDMKELLEFHSKVESVLEKLTDETQVLARFEGFPEKKLEAIRTAGAVYKKLDGILVELKNWKIEPPLNDLLDKIERYFNKFKGEIETVERTKDEEAKMFQRHNINIDFEVLVQVKETMVDVSSNCMELALKERREANEEAKNSEESKMNNVKEERAKRLWRAFQFAFKVYTFAGGHDERADHLTRQLAHEIQTDPDQADSSNMS; encoded by the exons ATGTCGAGCGGGAGGCTTTGTGGCTTCACGCCAATAACGTTCTGTCGCAAGCTCACAAGATTGCAG GTTGCAAGAGGGCTTGCTCTAAAGAAACTTATCAAGGGCAAACACGATTTTAGACGTGCATCAACATCAAAGAACAATGTCGAAGAAAAGAAGAGTAAAAATAAGATCAAAAGCACAGCTTCACAGACACCTTCCGTTGCAGAAGCTTCTCCAAAGAGCTTTAAATCTCCAAAACAAGCTACTGCTTCAGGCAGCGCGGTGTCTCCTTTGTCGGTACAGAAGAAACCGAACACACCGAGACACAACGATTTCGAAGGTTCTTCACCAAAATGTACAGCAAATTTCATATTAATGGTGGAACTGAGAAAGAACATCTTCTCTTTCAGAGATATGATTGATTTGCCTTCTCTTGATGGTTCTTTATCTGTCACCGAG atCATAACACATACAATGAAGGATCTGCAAAAGCTTTCTCCAGAGATTGTAACCATTAACCAATCTTTTGACATGGAAGGAGCTGAGATGGATAAG ATGTTGATTTTCTTCTACGAGGATCTCAGAGCCATTGGTGATTCTTGGATTATGGATAGTGACTGGATTTATCGGTCCAAGTACAGGAACAGTGGAGTTGGCAAGAACAAGTCAGATCGTCTTG TGGAGCATGTTTTAGCAGCTCTTGATGGACTAATCAAGATGACAAAAGAAAGATTTGGTATGATGGATCTTGACTCTGATGGAAGAAAAAGTTTTAAAGGTGTTCCATCAGAAGCAAGAAGAAGCTTTAGAAGATCTGTGTCCTATTCAGAAAGCAACAACTCTTTTTTCCCTTCACCACTAACACCAAGATCGGTTATTCCCGGGACAATGATGTCTAGTAGTAGCTCAACATCTCCGAGTCTTTGGAACTTAAGAGCTCAAGCTTTGGATAAGTTAAGCCCCGTTGATTTGAAGCAGCTCGCTATGCGGATTCTGTCGCGTAGAGACTCAGACAGCCTTCAAGATCTTGATCTCAAGAATATtatagaagaagaacaagaagggAGTGATAAATTAGGAGACGACGATGAAGATGACGACTCCTCTGTTTCAGAAACAGAGCATGGAAGTGAAACAGAGGATCATAGCAAATGTTCTGAAACAGAGCATGAGATTGAAACAGAGCATCATATTGAAAGTTCTGGAACAGAGCATGTGGCGACTGATGGAGAGCAACATAAGGAAGGTTCTGAAACAGAGCATGAGGATCATAGTGAGGCCACAACTTCAGAGACAGACTCCACAGAATCTTTTCAAGAAGCAATCTCAGTAACTAAACCGCCACCACCTTCTCCACCACCGCCACCACCGTCTCCACCGCCACCGTCTCCCTCACCATCATTTCTCAATAAGAAAGCTAATCCTCTCTCACAGCCACCACCGCCACCTCCATCATCACCACAGCCAGGAGGAAAAACTctttctccaccaccaccgccaccaccTTCAAGAAGACATGACTCTGGAGGTAATAGTCCGACCACGCCGGCACCTCCAGCACCACCGGGCAGCGGAAGAACCTTGCGTGGAAAGAGAACAACTAGCAAACTTAGAAGATCAGCACAGATTGCTAATCTCTATTGGGTTCTCAAAGGGAAGCTTGAAGGCCGCGGCGTCGAAGGGAAGCCGTCAAAAGCAAGTAAAGGGCAAAACAGTGTTCCAGATAAGTCTCCTGTTAAAGGTGCTAGATCAGGAATGGCTGATGCACTTGCAGAGATGACAAAAAG GTCGAGTTACTTCCAGCAAATCGAAGAAGATGTTCAGAAATACGCAAAATCAATCGAAGAATTGAAATCTTCAATACAAAAATTTCAGACAAAAGACATGAAAGAGTTGCTCGAGTTTCATAGCAAAGTGGAATCTGTTCTTGAGAAACTAACCGATGAAACACAA GTTCTTGCGAGGTTTGAAGGTTTCCCTGAGAAGAAACTAGAAGCCATAAGAACAGCTGGTGCCGTGTACAAGAAGTTAGATGGGATTCTAGTTGAGCTCAAGAACTGGAAGATTGAGCCGCCACTAAACGATCTTCTCGACAAGATTGAGCGTTACTTCAACAAATTTAAAGGAGAAATCGAAACGGTGGAACGAAcaaaagatgaagaagctaaAATGTTCCAGAGACACAACATTAATATCGATTTCGAAGTTCTTGTCCAAGTCAAAGAAACAATGGTTGATGTTTCATCAAATTGCATGGAGTTAGCATTAAAG GAGAGGCGAGAAGCGAATGAGGAAGCGAAGAACAGTGAAGAAAGCAAGATGAATAATGTGAAGGAAGAGAGAGCTAAAAGGCTATGGAGGGCTTTTCAGTTTGCTTTCAAGGTTTATACATTTGCAGGAGGTCATGATGAACGAGCAGATCATTTAACACGACAACTTGCACATGAGATTCAGACAGATCCTGATCAAGCCGATTCATCCAACATGTCCTGA